A single region of the Thunnus maccoyii chromosome 10, fThuMac1.1, whole genome shotgun sequence genome encodes:
- the fxyd3 gene encoding phospholemman gives MSKICALVLMTLVSLVFAEGQNSEDDPFTFDYHRLRVGGLILAAVLCLIGITILFSGHCRCKFNQDKRRRTGSNAQQMLNDQGRACDC, from the exons ATGTCAAAGATCTGTGCTTTGGTGTTGATGACAC tTGTCTCCCTGGTATTTGCAGAAGGGCAGAACT CTGAAGATGACCCATTTACCTTTG ACTACCACAGACTGCGTGTTGGAGGCCTGATTCTAGCTGCTGTCCTCTGTCTCATTGGCATCACCATCCTGTTCA GTGGCCACTGCAGGTGCAAGTTCAACCAGGACAAGAG AAGGAGGACAGGAAGCAATGCTCAGCAGATGCTCAATGACCAAG GTCGCGCTTGTGATTGCTAG
- the LOC121906289 gene encoding proline-rich transmembrane protein 1-like, giving the protein MDPSKSASAPPAGWADEKASMCQTPPPPYQDNPQTGYPQPGLGYPPQVQGYGSPPQYGGAGYGQQQYPVGQQYPGQQATVAVQPTMYVTRGPLANPVNDYMCYSIFTMLCCCLPLGIAALIYSISAREANHMGDQMGAERSSRTAKTLNHVALGLGIGGIILIIIYMVVVVSLIN; this is encoded by the exons ATGGACCCCAGCAAGTCTGCGAGCGCTCCTCCGGCGGGATGGGCTGACGAGAAGGCGTCAATGTGCCAGACGCCCCCTCCGCCCTACCAGGACAACCCGCAGACCGGGTACCCTCAGCCCGGCCTGGGGTACCCGCCTCAGGTGCAG GGCTATGGATCCCCACCACAATATGGAGGTGCAGGATATGGACAACAGCAGTATCCCGTGGGTCAGCAGTACCCGGGACAGCAGGCCACCGTCGCTGTCCAGCCCACAATGTACGTGACTCGAGGCCCGCTGGCTAACCCTGTCAATGACTACATGTGCTACTCCATCTTCACcatgctgtgctgctgcctgcCACTTGGAATTGCTGCCCTCATCTATTCCATTTCC gCACGGGAAGCCAACCACATGGGGGACCAGATGGGGGCAGAGCGGAGCAGCAGGACGGCCAAAACGCTGAACCACGTGGCCCTGGGACTCGGCATCGGTggcatcatcctcatcatcatctacATGGTGGTTGTTGTGTCTTTGATTAACTAA